AGCAAAGAAACCATCTCATGGATATAGATAACAAGGACACATTTTCCACCTAAAAGATGTTGATGATAGAAAACAAGGGATGTTATGAAGTCTCAGAAGTGTGGAAAGGTCTCATTACATAAAACAGAGTCGATTTGGTACTTTGGTATGCTTCATTTGACTCATCTCGCATCATCTTTTTCAATAAACAACCCACTTAAAGAACAAAGGAGAATCATTCAGGTGTGCACGATTCAAAACTACAAACATAGCATGTTCACTATAATTTTTCATGAGTTAGCACATCTTTCTCTTTCGAGATATACATCCCAAATTTACCATTGTGTCATCTGCTAATGTTTCACGCACGGCATTTCAAATATCCGTAGAGAATTTCACTCCACAACAAGGCCTTTCCATGACAATggtttgagtttgtttttgaaatagaCATGATAATAAGGAAGACTAGCATCTGTAAGGCAGAAGGAAGAACCCATTTATTATCTAAATTGGAACACGTACCATTAAAAGTTTCTCTTGCAAACTTAAAGTGAACTCCGAAAGGACAGTTTCGTCGCCGTCTAATTTCCGCTGCCAGGTCAGTGGTGCAGGTTTCCCAGCATCAACCTTAATCCAGACATTCAAAGGGGAAAGAAAGAACTTAGATACAAGACTAGCATTGAAAggtttaattatcaaacaactgTACTCTTCCAGATGACAACATTAAaagttccaaaaaaaaaaaccgccaGACATTGGGCAAAAGGATGACAATAAACTCAAAGAACTGCTGTTACAGAACGCAGAAGAAAAAATGTCCAAATACTGAAGAACTCAACTCAAAACCTGCTGAAGTCAAACAAACACAATTCAACCCTTCCAACCAAGCAGAGAGAAAAACCCGTTTACATTATATATAAGCATACCTTATCCACCGGATAATTTGAAGGTTCTCCTTGTTCTTCATGAAAACCATTCCCTGGTATCTTTCTCTCAAACATCTTTCCTGAAATAACCAGAAAGTTAGCCCGAATGGGTTTAGACAATGCAATCAATACTTCCCTTTCCTTTAAAAATAAGAGCACCAGCAGATcctatcttttgttttggtaaATTAGGAGACCAATGTCCTAAAATCCTCACCTTCACAATGACCACCATCCATCACACCCAATAACAATACCAACTACCATTATATTATAATAGGTGCCTTGCAGCTAAAgatcaaattaatcaaattgcAACAACTCAagctctattattttaattcataatcatTATCATAAAGACATAAACCCAAAACATCCCTTGCTCGCTTAAAATGCCGGCCCCTTTAAGGGTTTTCGTCTGGTGGGACCCATCAATGGCTGATTTTATTGGGAAAACTGCAAGGGTTGGATACTCAGGGATGAACACATACATGTCCACAGTCCATTATATTATAATCGGTGCCTTGCAGCTAAAGATCAAATTGCAACAACTCAagctctattattttaattcatgatCATTATCATAAACCCAAAACATCCCTTGGTCGAATAAAATGCCAGCCCCTTTAAGGGTTTTCGTCTTGTGGGACCCACTAACTCAGTCCACTCCATCAATGGCTGATTTTATTGGGAAAACTGCAAGGGTTGGATACTCGGGGATGAATGGCGCGcgcacatacatacatacatacatgtaCATACATGTCCACAGTCCACCCCGTCAATGGTTGACATCATTCAGAAAAATACAGCGCTACCCTTCCCAGACAGATAGATTCTTGTATATAAACATATACAGATTGTATGCTGTCtacaagaaattcttgtagTGAACTGCATGACAGACGTGcataaatatatttcaattgaTTTCACAACATGTACACCACATGGTTTAACAAGCCATTGACAGTACAGTACAGATAACAGAGAAACAAGGAGAGAAATCATCAGTTTAGCAAGAACTGCATCGAAACAGGAATGCATAATTAAGAAAACTAACCTGGAGAGAAGTGGGATCGCTTGTGTAGACGGTTTGGTTTCAAGACTGAAACTGCAGGCTATAGAGGGCTTGCAAGGAAGTGGAGATCCTAATATCCCTTCTTACCATTcatcttttcttcatttgaatAGCCAAAAACATTGACCATTACTTTGAATGATGTCTAGAACATGTGGTGTTTAAGGATCTCTCTATTTACTTTTCTTGTAATAACAACAACAGTTGTTCTTGTTCTCTGGCCCCACATCTTTGATTAAGAGACAGCAGTTGTcgagaaaacaaaaacttgacGAAGAGCTTTTATTACAATTATAAACCATCCATATTCCTTGATATTTGTTCTTActtatctctctttttctattaTAAGTATCTGCTTTCAGCATCTAGAAAAATCTTTATAAATAGATTATTATAAATCATTAATATAGTGGATTGCTACAAAATTAAAGACAAACATCTTCTTTCTTGTTGCTTTCTCAGTCAAGCATCTGGCCATTGATTTGTCGTCTATGTAGTATACAGTATTATAGATTAGGGATTGTCACCAATTAAAGGATGACAAGTTTTCTGAGGATTCCATTATTGACTCGAGAAATTAGtgaatttatcttttcatcatTTTGAAATCATTTATAGATTTTTCTTCATGAGTTTAGTCGCGCGAAGGCTGTCTGGAGAATATGGTTGTAACGTGttcttaaaagattttaaaaatttttcgtttaaaattaatttttatatatttttttattattttaatattaaaaataattttttaaaaaaatatatatttaaccaaaaaaatttaaaaataattattattacactaATAAACACCCATTAAAatcactaaattaaaaaaaaaaaaaacacaataaaaacaaaacaatattcaTGACAGGGAGGTCCATGGCAACAAAGAGTCATACGTAAGTTAGCCCAGGTCCACATACACACCACACATGTGCATCACTACACAAAAAAGTCATAACTAGGCAagtcaatgatatttttcacGTGATTTGATTTTAGATGTAGTTATTAAATCTATTCCAAAAATAATGGATTTacttgaaaaattcagaatttaaTTTGGGCTGAGCTGTgatttgtacaaaaaaaaaaaaacttagttaaACATCATATAAACCTTTAAAAGTCTACACTAAAAtactttcaagaaaaataaaaataatatcattttaattaaaaaaattgtcacaAATCATACCTAGGTAAGCCTAATGTCCTCAAGTTTCATATTGacaatcttgttttttatttaagcatTCTTATTAAATATATAGGTTTTTCTCAAAAAACCTGCAACTCAAAACATGACACGAGTCAAGTTAAagtttgaacataaaaaaatattaacttggtCAAATCCAATCTAAACCTAACAGATCaatctttactttttttctttctttttttttacaagagatACACAATACAtggataaaaacataaaatttaataaaatatttttcaacttcttttctataaaattttcaatattcCAACTTATATCCTTACTAGTCAATCTTTAATTTAAACCGTTAGATTtgattacacaaaaaaaattaaaaatataaaatataaattataaagtgcTTGGCATGCTATACAATAATGATCAGgatataacaatttttttgtgaagtttgtttgctttatttttagacaaaacaaaaaccaatttttATCTCATCCAGGGTTATTCTTATAGAGAAATTTTTGTTACACTAAAAGAGATATGACAAGCTTATTTGATACTCCGCACAATGGTTTATCTAGTTGATTagggttaaaataaaaataaaaataattattatcatagttttaaaatctgacTTGGGAGTCCACTCAGGTCCAAGCATAGGTCACAAGTCGGGTTAACTATTGATTTAAgtcaaaataaagataaaaataattattatcatagttttaaaatctgacTCGGGAGTCTACTCGAGACCAAGCATGGGTAGCGGGTCGGGTTGACCATTAAATTGggtaaacaaaaagataaaaattattattatcatagttttaaaacttgactcgGGGGTTAACTTGATGTCAGGCTCGGGTCACAGTTTGGGTTAATCATTGACCCAGGCTAGCCacattataaaaatagttattatcaaagttttaaaactcgactcGAGAATTGACTTGGGGTTAGGCCTGATCATCTAGGCTCGGGCTAGGGGCTGGGTCAACCATTGATATAAGTCAACATatggataaaaatgattattattatagtttttaaaacttgactcaAGGGTTGACTTAGGCTCGGCTAGGGGGTTGAGTTAACCATTGATCTCAGTCAatatatggataaaaataattattatcatagtttaaaAATCCAACTCGGGAGTCTACTCGAGACCAAGCATGGGTCGTGGGTCAAGTTGACCATTAACTTGggtaaacaaaaagataaaaataattattatcatagttttaaaacttgactcgGGGGTTAACTCGATGTCAGGCTCGAGTCATAGTTCGAGTTGACCATTGACCCAGGCTagccaaattataaaaatagttattatcaaagttttaaaactcgactcGGGAAATGACTTGGGGCTAAGCCTGATCATTTAGGCTCGAGCTAAAGGTCAGGTCAACCATTGACCTAAGTCAACATatggataaaaatgattattatcatagttttaaaactcgactcGAGGGTTGACTCAAGCTTGGCCAGGGTTCGGGTTAACCATTGATCTTAGTTAATACatggataaaaatgattattatcatagttttaaaatccgacTCGGGAGTCTACTTGAGACAAAGCATGGGTCGTAAGTGAGGTAAACCATTAACTTGggtaaacaaaaagataaaaattattattatcatagtttttaaacttgaCTCGGGGGTTAACTCGATGTCTGGCTCAGGTCACAGTTCGGATTCACCATTGACCCAGGTTAGCCacattataaaaatagttattatcaaagttttaaaactcgacttAGAAATTGACTTAGGGTTAGGCCTGATCATCTAGGCTCAGACCAGGGATCGAGTTAACCATTGATCTAAGTCAATATatggataaaaatgattattatcatagttttaaaactcgactcGAGGGTTGACTCAGGATCGAGTCTAGGTCACGGGTCACCCGACCTTTGACTCAGGTCTACATGATGATAAAAATGAtcattatcatagttttaaaacctgacttgGAAGTCAACTTGGGAAAAAACCTGGGTCATGGTCTAGGTTAACTAATGACCTTTGTCAATGTaaagataaaacttaaaaatgattattatcatatttttaaaactggACTCGTAAATTGACTCGGAACCAGACTCGAGTCACAAATCGGTTTGACCATTGACTCGTATTAACTTTAGAATAAAgatgattattatcatagttttaaaacttaactCGAGGGTTGGTTTAAAGTTAGGGATGATCAACCAGGCCTAATCCAtgatttagattaaccattgaCCCAGGGTCAATGTAAGAATAAAagtggttattatcatagttttaaaattcgaCTTAAGGATCGACCGGATTATAAGTCGGGTTGACCAATGGCTCATGTCTaagtaatgataaaaataattattatcatgattttaaaacttgattcgaGGGTTAAATCGAAGCCAAAACATGGGTCACGTGTCAGTTTGACAATTGATTTGGGTTAATATACgaaataaattgattattatcataaactTAAAACTTACTTGAAGGTCAACCCAGTGCCATGCTGGGATCATAAGTCGGGTTTGAGATCATAAACCAGGGCTTTATGAGTCATGTTGATCGCTGACTTGTTGTAAGCGTTTTGGGGCATTAGGCTTAGAGATGGGCTTGTGTCACCAAGAACAAAACCATGAGGACGGTAATGGCCAAAGCGGATAATATATGATAGTTTGGGCTGGGCTATTACGGGGTTAACcattaactcgagttaaccttGAAATATacatagttattattatagttttaaaacctgactcAAGAATCAACTTAAGGTTAGGCTTGATCAATCAATCTCGGGTCACAATTTAGGTTGAGAATTGACCCGGGTCAATGTAAAGATAAaagtagttattattatagttttaaaacttgactcaAAGATCAACCCATGCTAGGTTCGAATCACAAGTCGGGTTGACTACTGACTAGGGTCTAAGTAATGATAAAAATGATTGTTATTATAGTTTCAAAACTTGACGCATGGGTCAAACTTAGGGCCAAAGCATGGGGCGCAGGTCAATTTGACCATTGATTTGGGCCAGACTTGGGTctcaataatgataaaaataattattatcataatttaaaaacatgattcagGGGCTGACTTGAGGCTAAAGCATGGGCCAGGTTGACCATTGACTTATGTCaaagtaaagataaaattgattattatcataattttaaaactcaactcgaGGATTGACCTAGGGCTAGGTTTGAGTCATAGGTTGGGTTGAACATTGACTCGGGTTAACgttaagataaaaattattatcatcataGTCTTAATCCCAAGATAGTGGTTAACTTGGGGCTAGGGCTGTTCAACTAATCCGGCGTCACGAGTTGATTGACCATTGACTTGTgccaatgtaaaaataaaagtgattattatcatgattttaaaaccTAACTAAAGGGTCGACCCTAAGCAAAATCCAAGTCAGGAATCAAGATGGTTAGCTTGGGTTAACCCAAAgtaatgtaagaataaaaattattatcattatagttttaaaaaccaACTTGAGAGTTGACCCAAGGTAAAATTCGAGTCACTTATCGGCAGGAAATTGacccaaatctaaaaaaaaattaaaacaaccttttttgaccaaaagatatatattaaaaagtcaatagatttttttaccTATATTTTATCTCGAGTTGATCGAGTCACaagttgatttgagtttttgatTGGGCCatagattactttttttttcttaaacccgAACTAGTCCAGACCATGTGTTAATTGATTCTTGTCTAATGTCtaccaaacacaaaataaaataaattgtttagtCCTATCCAAAACACACCAACACAAGACATGACTGCTATTTGTTCAATTCAATTCATTCTAATTAGTATTGTCCAAGACACTAAACACAACCTTAGCgaacaatatttgaaaaaacttgACCATGGTCTTTGGAGTTTTTATCTCAATTTGGTccctaaaaatttatatttttacattttaatcccTCAACTTAATCTCCATCATGTTTTAGTCCCTAAATTATGaggcatgaaagaaaaaaatgtccaaaaaacaagagaaagctTTTAGACAGCCACATTCCAGAGAACAAATAAATTCGACATATAATTCTTTATCCATAAAACATTTAacgcaaaataaataaattctgtTTGTTTGTACAATCAAAGTTTGCTGGAACCAAACAGAGCGAGTCACACTAATCCCTGTCCCTGGATTCGCTTAGCCTGATGGCCAATCGCCTCCTCTTTCATTTCTTAGCTgtatctttttgaaaaaaaaataaaagacagctCGCCGTAAACGCCGCCAAAGCAGAGCCACGTAGGAAAGGGGTAACCACGGAAGCGAAAGTCTGGAATCCAAACCTTTAGGTTCGGATTTCACAGCTGGAGACAGGCTGTCTCCAACAAAGCCCCACTTAACTACATGGTCTGTCTTCCCTCTGGTCTCTCCCTACCTttctctgtctctgtctctcGCTCGTTTCGTGTTTTAAGTTAGGGTTTTCTTGATCTCGTTTAGTGGCTGTTGGAATCTTCATTTCTCTTCACCAGATCAAGTTTCTCTGATTTGTAAGCTCTcgattgatatcttttttttatcattttcgtTATCATTTTATCTGTttggattttttcttgtttttcgaTGAGATgtgtttatatttatcttttctttttacttagTGCATGATGATTTGGAAATGCCGATTATCGTATGAggatgttttttgtgttttttttttcttaagcttTTGTGCATGTTTtatgtttggttgctgagaaagagaaagaaaatagaaggaaaTGAAAACGAAAAATCTGatcatgcttttcttttttgaaattggAGAACTGAAAATTTTACTGAGGTTAATGTTTTTGAGATCTATATAATGTGGAATATTgagatttaaatttgtttttgtattttccgAAGAGGAATTAATGAGGCtggaactgtttttttttttttttttttacaagaacatGCGCGGTCGTGTGTATTATTCACAATGCAGCCTGATGATAGTTGGgttaattatcaattatttactGCATGCCAGTGTTGTTCTTACCTGgaaatggtttttgtttttgcttttggtgGTGTATagttgtttaatgtttttttcttggaattctTATGTTAATTTACGAATGTAACTGCTAAAATGCATGATGCCAAATTCGGATGAATCTAATCATTTTGGCTGCTCTTGAATGTCATGGAAAGTATGATACATGTGATTTTGTCCGAGTCCTTGTAAAATGTGGCCCTTGTATAGGCTTAAATTTGGGCAAGATATGCTCATTGCAACTCGTCAAATATGCGATTGGTTGATAAGCAGCCTTGTTTTTTGCAACATGACTCGCTTTCTTGCTGGCTTACGTTCAATTATGAGCTTCTCCATATgttattttcttgttaaaaaagCCTCCAtggcttttaattttgtttgatgcTTCATTGTCTTAATAAAGCCTTTCTGAGCTTGGTACTTGAAGGATTTGGGCATTGATATATAATTGACAAGTACGATTGAAATTTGAGTCCTTTTCTGAGTATTTTCAACTTTCATGCTATAGGGGACTGGGCTGGATAGCTTGAGCCAGACAGAAAAGATTATTTGAAGTAGTGATTTGGTGTGTTAGCTTGGGATTGGCTAATGCCTGTCTTCATGCATGGCTTTGTCATCATTACTGGAGTGCATGGTGATGGTTAATTGCTCTGAGTGACCtgttggtttggtttttaacaAGCTAATTCCAGTATTATTTTTGGAACtgccaataaaaattaatcctCGGAAGGAAGTGAATACACGACCAGAGGAGGATTCCTTGTATCCATGCTGGTAGAGAGCATGCGTGGAATTCGTGCTTCGGGTAATGCCCCTGACGAGTGCTGCTGCCGATGCATTCGGTGTGGTGACAATTTGTCTAGTCACTATTTTGATTCTATTTGGTTTGTTGTGCATTGCCTACTCATTTTACTTGCGCTCTCGTGTTCGTAGTCAAGGCTATTTTCAACTCAGTTATTTTAGTGGTCCCTGGATCATCcgaatcatatttattttgtttgtaatcTGGTGGGGTGTTGGTGAAATTATCCGGTTAAGTTTGTTGAGACGGAAGGGAAGGGTGTTGAATGCCCTTGACTACAAATGGCAGGAAACTGTCTGCAAAGGCTACATTGTCTCGAATTTGGGTTTTGCAGAGCCTTGCTTATTACTCACCCTCATGTTTCTCCTCCGGGCTCCCTTACAGAAGATGGAATCGGGAATTCTTTGTCGCAAGTGGAATGGAAGAACTGCTGTATATGTTGTTCTCTATTGCCTTCCAATGTTTGTCCTTCAGCTGCTTGCTATACTAATTGGACCGCTATTACGCAAGGATAAGGGTATATCGAAAAGGTTTCCTCATTATTTTACCTCTGCTGCTCATGGGATGAAAAATGCTGCCGCCTCTGATATTGCGCTTTGCACTTACCCTTTATTGAATACAATGcttcttggtttttttgctTCTGCATTGACTGTCTACCTGTTTTGGCTTGGAAGGCGGATTTTGAAATTGGTCATCAATAAGGGTTTGCAGAAGAGAGTGTACACATTAATATTCTCAGTTTCAAGTTTCCTTCCATTGAGGATTCTCTTACTTGGACTATCTGTTTTATCTAAACCAGAGCATTTTCTATTTGAAGCTCTTGCGTTCTCAGCCTTTCTTGCCCTCTCATGCTGTGCTGGGGTGTGTATTTGCATGCTTGTATACTATCCCGTCGCTGATTCTTTAGCACTGGGGAATCTTCGGGACCTGGAGGTGAGTAGAAGATATGCTGATGAGCACAATGAAACCATTTCCCTTGATGCAAACCAAAACCATCTGGAAGAAAGTACTCATATAAGCCCCGGCAGAAACTCTGACGCCTCAGCTAAGCGCGGATCAATCTCTTTCAGGGCTTGCCAGGGAGATGAGACTCCTTCAGGGCCATTCGTGGAGCTGAGCCTTTTTTCACCTGGTCGAGATGCGACTCCACCAGGTTCGCCTCCGCTGCTAGGCTGGCCTATGCGACCACTCGTGGACCCAAAGACTGGGCAAGGAACTGAGTTCTCGTGGTGAACATCAATTTTGtgataaagaaaaaactgaTTGTAAAGGGTTAGTTCCAATAAGGATTTTTATTCTTGGTTTGTTgtctattttttagattttgctgGTTTTTGATTCCATGATCTGctgcttccttttttttattcctccCTTTTTGTAACATTCTTAATCCTGATTTCTATTTACCTCCTCCTTCCGAGCCCCTCTTGAATGAAAGCAAGGTGCTTCTCTTCCTATCGCTCAATGAtgtgattataatttttgatcCACAGGTTTGACGGTAGATTTGGATGAGTCTGAGggaaaactcaatttttttatttaatttatgatcatttttatttatttttgtagaagCTAGCAGTGGTATTGGTTGGAGATGAAGGGGGTGTTTGGCACTTGGCAGtgtataatatatgttttttaaagcttacgaaaataatatttttttagatatatatatatatatatattaaaatgatgcaaaaatattttaggTTGTACTAAAATGTCAAcgaactaagaaaaaaaaaaaaagtaacaccTAATGTAATAATTACTTCACTAAaagaattttataataattcaaccttaaaaaaatcaaatattttaggtTGTACTActgaaaaattttgaaatattattttcattgcgATATGTGTTTCGAAGAGCCTAAAGGGCCATCTACTCATCTCTCTCACTCACTCACACACGCCACTAGTGAATAATGATTAAGTTTTCGGCAAGAATTCGCAGTTAATAAGACGCAAGCATACTGTAGATGTCTCTTGACCAGTTCGTTCTTGCAAAATACCGTCTTTTTCCATCGACCGAGGTACGTCACCGGAGAATCTTGGAGAAGGGAATGCAGCTTCAGAGCTCAAATATAgtatttttcaagtttgatgTAAACGTCATTGCTGGGTTCTTGTAGCGGGAATTAATTCGACTTCGATTTTCAGGGGAAATCATCGATGTTTTACACCTGTTGGGGCTATGGTATCGGGTGCAGATcaagcccccccccccccccccccccccccgacgAGTTGCTTTTAAGCTTCTCGCTAGTGTTGTGATGAACTTTGTCTACTGCACAAATTAACCGCAGAAAATGTCGAAGTATTCTACTTTCGATTCGAAGACTTCGCCTTGATGACTACGAGTGCCAACGAAGATTGAGAATTGAAGGCATGGTCAGATACTGGATTGGTGTTGTAGGCAAGTTCAAGATTTCCTGGTGGTTGATAATTTTAGTAATCTTTTGCTTTCATAGCTTCTGTCTTCTGTGGACAGACTAGAGTGGTGGTGCCAAAACCAGAGCAATTTTTGACGATGTTTTTGAAAGAGATGAGCAGCTAACAGTGGAATCTTGTACACGCTGCTGGTGTGCAatgacttttaattaaaaatatattaaaatatttttttaaaaaatttaaatttaaaaagcacAGAAGTGATCTGTTTTCTAGAGAGCTATCTGGATTTTGTTTTAGCTAATTTTAAGCTAAaatttagttataaaataaagagcatgGACGCTCGTagcattcttttttgtttcattgcctgtcatgttataaaaaaaaaaaaaaaaacactaaaaaacagaGGTGAAGATAGAAATAACAGCACAACAGCCTGTCAAAACTCAAGTTATTTCTGATTTTCCAAGGTTATTATTCAGATCCGAAATATGCTCTATATGTTTGTCGCACAATaactataaaaagtaaaaaattatctattttgaaaagaaaagaaaagcttcCATGCTTTTGaatacttttctaaataaaataataaataaataaatgtttttctgTGCTTGCTCATTTCATCAATCTGTCTACCTGATTGGTGATCTGGGTTCTTTTTGAAATGCCcaaatactttgttttttttttctttttttgatcttttattttggGATTTGAGTGGTTGTTCtgagtttcttttttcaaaatcttattcTGG
This region of Populus alba chromosome 3, ASM523922v2, whole genome shotgun sequence genomic DNA includes:
- the LOC118062298 gene encoding uncharacterized protein gives rise to the protein MPLTSAAADAFGVVTICLVTILILFGLLCIAYSFYLRSRVRSQGYFQLSYFSGPWIIRIIFILFVIWWGVGEIIRLSLLRRKGRVLNALDYKWQETVCKGYIVSNLGFAEPCLLLTLMFLLRAPLQKMESGILCRKWNGRTAVYVVLYCLPMFVLQLLAILIGPLLRKDKGISKRFPHYFTSAAHGMKNAAASDIALCTYPLLNTMLLGFFASALTVYLFWLGRRILKLVINKGLQKRVYTLIFSVSSFLPLRILLLGLSVLSKPEHFLFEALAFSAFLALSCCAGVCICMLVYYPVADSLALGNLRDLEVSRRYADEHNETISLDANQNHLEESTHISPGRNSDASAKRGSISFRACQGDETPSGPFVELSLFSPGRDATPPGSPPLLGWPMRPLVDPKTGQGTEFSW